A single genomic interval of Oncorhynchus mykiss isolate Arlee chromosome 13, USDA_OmykA_1.1, whole genome shotgun sequence harbors:
- the LOC110486342 gene encoding uncharacterized protein LOC110486342 isoform X2, whose product MSGSSEHRELDRISMEMNQLSFRRQQLIDRRNMLTILQEFRNRTNRSNTDGSKEQTEIQCLDKELQELSEKKRELQERQDNILHSKDQIKECIISQGGVSVLPDPSVVFVEAPPSIPAPEVILDIQKLPPCSSQTQCPQCRQFITTEIVTSVGNVACLVCVTMSILGCVAGCCLIPFCIDNFKDVTHRCPKCRSSIITIKKL is encoded by the exons ATGTCTGGCTCTTCTGAGCACAGGGAGCTGGATAGGATCTCCATGGAGATGAACCAACTGTCATTCAGGAGGCAGCAACTGATCGACCGCAGGAACATGCTGACCATCCTGCAGGAGTTCAGGAACCGCACCAACCGCAGTAATACAG ATGGCTCCAAGGAGCAGACTGAGATTCAATGCCTTGATAAGGAACTGCAGGAGCTGtctgagaagaagagagagctgCAGGAAAGGCAAGATAACATTCTCCATTCCAAGGACCAAATAAAAG AGTGCATCATCAGTCAGGGGGGCGTATCTGTTCTCCCTGACCCCTCTGTTGTCTTTGTTGAAGCTCCAccctctataccag CTCCGGAGGTCATCCTGGACATCCAGAAACTTCCTCCCTGCTCATCTCAGACCCAGTGCCCACAATGTCGACAGTTCATCACCACAGAGATTGTCACTTCAGTAGGCAATGTGGCCTGTCTGGTCTGTGTCACAATGTCTATACTTGG CTGTGTGGCTGGCTGCTGCCTTATCCCTTTCTGCATTGATAACTTCAAAGATGTCACGCATAGATGTCCTAAGTGTCGAAGTTCAATAATCACCATCAAAAAGCTCTGA
- the LOC110486342 gene encoding uncharacterized protein LOC110486342 isoform X1: protein MSGSSEHRELDRISMEMNQLSFRRQQLIDRRNMLTILQEFRNRTNRSNTADGSKEQTEIQCLDKELQELSEKKRELQERQDNILHSKDQIKECIISQGGVSVLPDPSVVFVEAPPSIPAPEVILDIQKLPPCSSQTQCPQCRQFITTEIVTSVGNVACLVCVTMSILGCVAGCCLIPFCIDNFKDVTHRCPKCRSSIITIKKL from the exons ATGTCTGGCTCTTCTGAGCACAGGGAGCTGGATAGGATCTCCATGGAGATGAACCAACTGTCATTCAGGAGGCAGCAACTGATCGACCGCAGGAACATGCTGACCATCCTGCAGGAGTTCAGGAACCGCACCAACCGCAGTAATACAG CAGATGGCTCCAAGGAGCAGACTGAGATTCAATGCCTTGATAAGGAACTGCAGGAGCTGtctgagaagaagagagagctgCAGGAAAGGCAAGATAACATTCTCCATTCCAAGGACCAAATAAAAG AGTGCATCATCAGTCAGGGGGGCGTATCTGTTCTCCCTGACCCCTCTGTTGTCTTTGTTGAAGCTCCAccctctataccag CTCCGGAGGTCATCCTGGACATCCAGAAACTTCCTCCCTGCTCATCTCAGACCCAGTGCCCACAATGTCGACAGTTCATCACCACAGAGATTGTCACTTCAGTAGGCAATGTGGCCTGTCTGGTCTGTGTCACAATGTCTATACTTGG CTGTGTGGCTGGCTGCTGCCTTATCCCTTTCTGCATTGATAACTTCAAAGATGTCACGCATAGATGTCCTAAGTGTCGAAGTTCAATAATCACCATCAAAAAGCTCTGA
- the snrnp25 gene encoding U11/U12 small nuclear ribonucleoprotein 25 kDa protein: protein MMGEETQSLHLDEGLSVKEEELGQAEGKMNQVEDEQPEEVEEEDEEDEEALPHSEFLDIFEEGLARLVQDPLLCDLPIQVTLEEVNSQVALEYGQAMTVRVCKADGEVMPIVVVQNAMVLDLKKAIQRFMELKQQREGGVKHVSWRYVWRTFHLIFQGEKLDDDKMKLKDYGIRNRDEVTFMKRLRKK from the exons ATGATGGGGGAGGAGACCCAGTCCCTTCACCTGGATGAGGGACTGTCTGTAAAGGAAGAGGAGTTAGGACAGgcagagggaaagatgaaccaaGTGGAGGATGAACAACCAGAGGAGGttgaagaggaagatgaggaggacgaAGAAGCATTACCACACTCGGAATTCCTGGACATATTTGAAGAAGGACTGGCTCGCCTTGTACAGGACCCTCTACTCTGTGACCTTCCCATTCAG GTGACTCTGGAGGAGGTGAATTCCCAGGTTGCTCTGGAGTATGGCCAAGCCATGACTGTCCGTGTATGCAAAGCGGATGGCGAAGTAATGC CCATAGTGGTGGTGCAGAATGCTATGGTGCTGGATTTGAAGAAAGCCATTCAGAGGTTCATGGAGCTGAAACAGCAACGGGAGGGTGGGGTGAAGCACGTcagctg GAGATACGTATGGAGAACCTTTCATCTCATATTTCAAGGGGAGAAGCTTGATGATGACAAAATGAAACTAAAGGA ttaTGGGATCAGAAACAGAGATGAGGTGACATTCATGAAGAGACTGAGGAAGAAGTGA
- the polr3k gene encoding polymerase (RNA) III (DNA directed) polypeptide K, giving the protein MLLFCPTCGNVLIVEEGQKCYRFACNTCPYVHNITRKVNNRKYPKLKEVDDVLGGAAAWENVDSTPEKCPKCEHPRAFFMQIQTRSADEPMTTFYKCCNYECGHRWRD; this is encoded by the exons ATGCTTCTGTTTTGTCCAACATGTGGGAATGTGTTGATTGTAGAGGAAGGACAGAAGTGCTATCGATTCGCCTGCAACACATGTCCGTACGTGCACAACATTACTAGGAAG GTAAACAACAGGAAGTATCCCAAACTGAAAGAGGTTGATGATGTGCTTGGTGGAGCTGCAGCCTGGGAAAATGTGGATTCCACGCCAG AAAAATGTCCCAAGTGTGAGCACCCCCGAGCATTCTTCATGCAGATTCAGACCAGATCTGCAGATGAACCGATGACAACGTTCTACAAATGCTGCAATTATGAGTGTGGACATCGCTGGAGAGACTAA